A single genomic interval of Ovis aries strain OAR_USU_Benz2616 breed Rambouillet chromosome 9, ARS-UI_Ramb_v3.0, whole genome shotgun sequence harbors:
- the ABRA gene encoding actin-binding Rho-activating protein — protein MAPGEKERGDGPAKSALRKVHTATLVITLARGWQQWANENSIRQAQEPAGWMPGGTQDPPDASGPAIDAPTRWKAQRAPKPSSPKPEGCGEDGHGSEEASTVSPIKRKEVTKTVVSKAYERGGDLGHLSHRYEQGGDPPEAGQLESDVDRLLRSRGSPTRRRKCARLVTELTRGWKAMEQEEPKCRSDSVDTEDSGYGGEPDERPEPDGEPVAVARIKRPLPSQANRFTEKLNCKAQRKYSQVGNLKGRWQQWADEHIQSQKLNPFSDEFDYELAMSTRLHKGDEGYGRPKEGTKTAERAKRAEEHIYREILDMCFIIRSMARHRRDGKIQVTFGDLFDRYVRISDKVVGILMRARKHGLVDFEGEMLWQGRDDHVVITLLK, from the exons ATGGCCCCCGGGGAAAAGGAAAGGGGGGACGGGCCGGCCAAGAGTGCCCTCCGGAAGGTGCACACGGCCACCCTGGTTATCACCTTGGCCCGAGGCTGGCAGCAGTGGGCCAATGAAAACAGCATCAGGCAGGCCCAGGAGCCTGCAGGCTGGATGCCAGGGGGCACCCAGGACCCACCCGATGCTTCTGGACCAGCGATAGACGCCCCCACCCGCTGGAAAGCTCAGAGGGCCCCAAAGCCTTCCTCCCCGAAGCCGGAGGGCTGTGGAGAGGATGGGCACGGCTCAGAGGAAGCCAGCACAGTTTCTCCTATCAAGAGGAAAGAGGTGACCAAAACGGTGGTCAGCAAGGCTTACGAGAGAGGAGGGGACCTGGGCCACCTCAGCCACCGGTACGAGCAGGGTGGCGACCCGCCGGAGGCCGGGCAGCTGGAGAGCGACGTGGACAGACTCCTCCGCAGCCGCGGCTCCCCAACGCGGAGGAGGAAGTGTGCCAGGCTGGTGACCGAGCTGACCAGAGGCTGGAAAGCGATGGAGCAGGAGGAGCCCAAGTGCAGGAGCGACAGCGTGGACACAGAGGACAGCGGCTACGGCGGCGAGCCGGACGAGAGGCCGGAGCCGGACGGAGAGCCGGTGGCCGTGGCCAGGATCAAACGCCCGCTGCCCTCCCA GGcaaacagattcacagagaaGCTCAACTGCAAAGCCCAGCGGAAATACAGTCAAGTGGGCAATCTGAAAGGGAGATGGCAACAATGGGCTGATGAACATATCCAATCCCAGAAGCTCAATCCCTTCAGTGATGAGTTCGATTATGAGTTGGCCATGTCTACCCGCCTGCACAAAGGAGACGAAGGCTACGGTCGCCCCAAGGAAGGAACCAAAACTGCCGAACGGGCCAAGAGAGCCGAGGAACACATCTACAGAGAAATCCTGGACATGTGTTTCATCATCCGCTCGATGGCTCGCCACAGACGGGACGGCAAGATCCAGGTCACCTTTGGGGATCTCTTTGACAGATATGTCCGTATTTCAGATAAAGTTGTGGGCATTCTCATGCGTGCCAGGAAACACGGGCTGGTCGACTTTGAAGGAGAGATGTTATGGCAGGGCCGGGATGACCATGTTGTGATTACTCTACTCAAGTGA